Proteins encoded by one window of Actinomycetota bacterium:
- a CDS encoding LytR family transcriptional regulator yields the protein MGSQSSGGGGINQWARPVLLAVACIVIGFVVGWFARGDGGGVVLPTVADAVQTMATVPTTDTTATVSTTGTTGTTGTTGTTGTTGTTGTTGTTGATGATVAGAPARDQINLVILNGTETSGLAAKTQAQAESIGYSNVGIGDAPATQANTVAYYRTGENAAAQQVAADLGAQTEEALTAGSGVESAAVTVQPDVDVVLVLGG from the coding sequence ATGGGTAGTCAATCCTCGGGGGGCGGCGGCATAAACCAATGGGCACGGCCAGTGCTCCTGGCAGTCGCCTGCATCGTCATCGGCTTCGTCGTCGGATGGTTTGCCCGCGGCGACGGCGGAGGGGTCGTGCTCCCCACCGTCGCGGACGCCGTGCAGACCATGGCCACGGTGCCGACCACCGACACCACCGCCACGGTCTCCACCACCGGCACCACGGGCACCACCGGAACCACGGGCACCACCGGCACCACGGGCACCACCGGAACCACGGGGACCACCGGCGCCACCGGCGCCACTGTTGCCGGCGCCCCGGCGCGTGACCAGATCAATCTGGTCATCCTCAACGGCACCGAGACGAGTGGCCTCGCCGCCAAGACCCAGGCGCAGGCGGAATCCATCGGCTACTCCAACGTCGGCATCGGCGACGCCCCGGCGACGCAGGCCAACACCGTCGCCTACTACCGCACGGGCGAAAACGCCGCGGCCCAGCAGGTGGCCGCCGATCTCGGCGCGCAGACCGAGGAAGCCCTCACGGCCGGCAGCGGCGTGGAGTCGGCAGCCGTCACGGTGCAGCCTGACGTCGACGTGGTGCTCGTCCTCGGGGGATGA
- a CDS encoding LLM class flavin-dependent oxidoreductase, which produces MTPADGPGLRVGVRLPQYASSWPDLRDAAIRAESLGFASAWLNDHLWTPGRLHADDAFDVFTGLAAVAAVTNRMSLGTAVMSASYRPAQLAAKMASVIDVISGGRLLLGIGTGSDEGEHRAYGYPFPEPRERTAGLLRALEVIEAMWASPDGATLDGALEDAPCNPPVISRPRPPILIAAHKKRLLQVAGTRGDGIFAAFLEPDDLRSRVAIAQAAREAAGIEGPLRVAVYIYALPVRSHDEALEWIAPEAEALGNAPRSYLKWLPSRGLAAPPEQIAAELARFAAAGATDAVLVLPNRVPPEALDALAEVMSAPATVTAATVTVTTPEGGQSPVPAEPHGEGRSAGVSAGGVTVTANLVDLLVERHRRDGRGGHPAVSDEDGTWTFDDLSLAMRRAVGALRAAGLVRGQHVAVVNRDGRHWVQAVLGIAAAGGVAIPLDPAMHPDLLQSVLDDAAVTMVIADDPVPGGPWRVLHPEALDAARPAAIAPVHPDDPAYIVYSSGSTGKPKGAMHAHRDMRASVEGYSADVLGLGPGDTCHAVSRGYTSLGFGNGFFRPLGRGAHLVHTRTKPNVRTVIHACEAHGVTVLSGVPTFWAQLTEFLARHPDLRDSIRTVRLGVSSGDSLPGPVLTRLREVIPGLDVLEGFGCSEASNIVLSTRPGDDLPGRLGRPVPGAEVSLRDEQGAPVQPGTPGQLWIRSESNTSGYWRRADLTRDLLHGEWVRMSDMLVEEDGVFRHVGRADDLFKVDAKFVSPVQVEAVIHDHPAVAEVAVVGRADDAGLMRVVAVVVPREGADTGAAEHEIRQAVAHGLGAYSAPSVIEWRDELPRLASGKVARRVLREGA; this is translated from the coding sequence ATGACCCCGGCCGACGGGCCCGGCCTCAGGGTCGGGGTCCGGCTCCCGCAGTACGCATCGAGTTGGCCCGACCTTCGTGATGCCGCCATCCGTGCGGAGTCGCTGGGCTTCGCATCGGCCTGGCTGAACGACCACCTCTGGACCCCAGGGCGACTGCATGCCGACGACGCCTTCGACGTGTTCACCGGCCTTGCCGCCGTAGCGGCGGTCACCAACCGCATGTCGCTGGGCACGGCGGTGATGTCGGCGTCGTACCGGCCCGCGCAGCTGGCGGCCAAGATGGCCTCGGTCATCGACGTCATCTCGGGCGGCCGCCTGCTTCTGGGCATCGGCACGGGTTCCGACGAGGGCGAGCACCGGGCCTACGGCTACCCCTTCCCCGAGCCGCGCGAGCGCACCGCCGGCCTGCTGCGCGCGCTCGAGGTGATCGAGGCCATGTGGGCATCGCCGGATGGCGCCACGCTCGATGGCGCGCTCGAGGATGCCCCCTGCAACCCGCCCGTCATCTCGCGGCCGCGGCCGCCGATCCTCATCGCGGCCCACAAGAAGCGCCTGCTGCAGGTGGCGGGCACCCGTGGCGACGGCATCTTCGCGGCGTTCCTCGAGCCCGACGACCTGCGGTCCCGCGTGGCCATCGCCCAGGCGGCGCGTGAGGCCGCGGGCATCGAGGGCCCCCTGCGTGTGGCGGTGTACATCTACGCCCTGCCGGTGCGAAGCCACGACGAGGCCCTCGAGTGGATCGCCCCCGAGGCCGAGGCACTGGGCAACGCGCCCCGCTCCTACCTGAAGTGGCTGCCCTCGCGCGGCCTTGCGGCCCCGCCCGAGCAGATCGCGGCAGAGCTGGCCAGGTTCGCCGCGGCCGGCGCCACCGACGCCGTGCTGGTGCTGCCCAACCGCGTGCCCCCCGAGGCACTCGACGCCCTGGCCGAGGTGATGTCGGCTCCCGCCACGGTGACTGCCGCCACGGTGACAGTCACCACCCCCGAGGGGGGACAGTCACCGGTCCCGGCAGAACCACACGGCGAAGGGCGATCCGCGGGGGTCTCCGCCGGAGGGGTGACAGTCACCGCCAATCTCGTTGACCTGCTCGTGGAGCGGCATCGTCGCGATGGCCGGGGGGGCCACCCCGCGGTGAGCGACGAGGACGGCACCTGGACCTTCGACGACCTGTCGCTGGCCATGCGCCGGGCGGTGGGGGCACTGCGGGCAGCCGGGCTTGTGCGGGGGCAGCACGTGGCCGTGGTGAACCGCGACGGCAGGCACTGGGTGCAGGCGGTGCTCGGCATCGCGGCGGCCGGCGGCGTGGCGATCCCGCTCGACCCGGCCATGCACCCTGACCTGCTGCAGTCGGTGCTGGACGACGCCGCGGTGACCATGGTGATCGCCGACGACCCGGTGCCGGGCGGGCCCTGGCGGGTGCTGCACCCCGAGGCGCTCGACGCCGCGCGGCCCGCGGCGATCGCCCCGGTGCACCCCGACGACCCGGCCTACATCGTGTACTCGTCGGGCTCCACGGGAAAGCCCAAGGGCGCCATGCACGCCCATCGCGACATGCGGGCGTCGGTGGAGGGCTACTCGGCCGACGTGCTGGGGCTGGGCCCGGGCGACACCTGCCACGCGGTATCGCGCGGCTACACGTCGCTGGGGTTCGGCAACGGGTTCTTCCGCCCGCTTGGCCGCGGCGCCCATCTGGTGCATACCCGCACCAAGCCCAACGTGCGCACGGTCATCCATGCCTGCGAGGCCCACGGGGTCACGGTGCTCTCGGGCGTGCCCACCTTCTGGGCGCAGCTCACGGAGTTCCTCGCCCGCCACCCCGACCTTCGCGACTCCATCCGCACCGTGCGCCTGGGGGTGTCATCGGGCGACTCCCTGCCCGGCCCGGTGCTCACCCGCCTGCGCGAGGTGATCCCCGGGCTCGACGTGCTCGAGGGCTTCGGCTGCTCCGAGGCGTCGAACATCGTGCTCTCCACGCGGCCGGGCGACGACCTGCCGGGCCGTCTCGGCCGGCCCGTCCCCGGCGCCGAGGTGTCGCTGCGCGACGAGCAGGGCGCGCCGGTGCAGCCCGGCACCCCCGGCCAGCTGTGGATCAGGTCGGAGAGCAACACCTCCGGCTACTGGCGCCGCGCCGACCTCACGCGCGACCTGTTGCACGGCGAGTGGGTGCGGATGAGCGACATGCTCGTGGAGGAGGACGGCGTGTTCCGCCACGTGGGCCGCGCAGACGACCTGTTCAAGGTGGACGCCAAGTTCGTGAGCCCTGTGCAGGTGGAGGCGGTGATCCACGACCACCCGGCCGTGGCCGAGGTGGCCGTGGTGGGACGCGCCGACGACGCCGGCCTGATGCGCGTGGTGGCGGTGGTGGTGCCCCGCGAGGGCGCCGACACCGGCGCGGCCGAGCACGAGATCCGCCAGGCCGTGGCCCACGGCCTGGGCGCCTACTCGGCCCCCTCGGTGATCGAGTGGCGCGACGAGCTTCCGCGCCTGGCATCGGGCAAGGTGGCCCGGCGCGTGCTGCGCGAGGGCGCCTAG
- the zupT gene encoding zinc transporter ZupT, whose product MSATLVAFLITLLAGLATVIGGLIAVSARRGNRAFLAVALAFSAGAMLYVSFVEIMPKAVDSLGQSDSRGNALLWATLAFFGGIALVALLDHGLSRLQRRGRARVDHSGGSSHDRLRRMGLLIALVVALHNFPEGLATFLVLLEEPAVGLAIAVAIAIHNIPEGIAIAAPIHGGTGSKRRAVAMSMAAGLAEPAGAILGYAILAPFITDAVFGVVFAAVAGVMVFISLHELIPAAREHGRPLLATNGAIAGMIVMAASLILLQS is encoded by the coding sequence ATGTCCGCAACGCTCGTGGCCTTCCTCATCACGCTGCTCGCAGGGCTGGCAACCGTGATCGGCGGGCTCATCGCGGTGTCGGCCCGGCGAGGCAACCGCGCGTTCCTGGCGGTGGCCCTCGCCTTCAGCGCCGGCGCGATGCTCTACGTGTCGTTTGTCGAGATCATGCCCAAGGCCGTCGACTCACTGGGCCAGTCGGACTCCCGCGGCAACGCGCTACTTTGGGCCACGCTGGCTTTCTTCGGCGGCATCGCCCTGGTGGCCCTGCTCGACCACGGGCTGTCGCGCCTGCAGCGGCGCGGGCGGGCGCGGGTGGATCACTCGGGCGGCTCCTCGCACGACCGGCTGCGGCGCATGGGCCTGCTCATCGCGCTGGTGGTGGCCCTCCACAACTTCCCCGAGGGGCTCGCCACGTTCCTGGTGCTGCTGGAGGAGCCCGCGGTGGGCCTGGCCATTGCCGTGGCCATCGCCATCCACAACATCCCCGAGGGCATCGCCATCGCCGCGCCCATCCACGGGGGCACGGGCAGCAAGCGACGCGCCGTGGCCATGTCGATGGCGGCAGGCCTCGCCGAGCCCGCCGGCGCCATACTGGGCTACGCCATCCTGGCGCCGTTCATCACCGATGCGGTGTTCGGCGTGGTGTTCGCCGCCGTGGCCGGGGTGATGGTGTTCATCTCGCTGCACGAGCTGATCCCCGCCGCCCGTGAGCACGGTCGCCCGTTGCTGGCCACCAACGGGGCGATCGCGGGGATGATCGTGATGGCGGCGTCGCTCATCCTGCTGCAGTCCTAG
- a CDS encoding HAD-IIA family hydrolase — protein sequence MPDVHAIAERYDGLILDLDGCLWVGAAAVPGAPEAVDRWRAAGRAVVFLTNDPASAPEDVVQRLWSHGVRGSAHEIVTSGVVMQQYLADRFRGGVAVVVGSPAMVRHVQAAGLKVVSRESHVPGADVVVLAGHADLSYRELTWAVRAAVGGAPVIATGRDRLVPGENGVRPGTGAVVAYVEYAAGVQAVAVGKPGPDAWRIARERLGVSGPVLAVGDRLDSDVGGAVAAGLDAALVLTGVTSREEAQGWKGATPVAVADDLGALLGG from the coding sequence ATGCCCGATGTCCACGCAATCGCCGAGAGGTACGACGGGCTCATCCTCGACCTCGACGGCTGCCTGTGGGTGGGCGCTGCCGCCGTGCCGGGCGCGCCCGAGGCGGTGGATCGCTGGCGGGCGGCTGGCCGGGCCGTGGTGTTCCTCACCAACGACCCGGCGTCGGCGCCCGAGGACGTGGTGCAGCGCCTGTGGAGCCACGGGGTGCGCGGGTCGGCGCACGAGATCGTCACGTCGGGCGTGGTGATGCAGCAGTACCTGGCTGATCGCTTCCGCGGTGGGGTGGCCGTGGTGGTGGGGAGCCCCGCGATGGTGCGCCACGTGCAGGCCGCGGGGCTCAAGGTGGTGTCGCGCGAGTCGCACGTGCCCGGTGCCGACGTGGTGGTGCTGGCGGGGCACGCCGACCTCTCCTACCGCGAGCTCACCTGGGCGGTGCGCGCGGCGGTTGGCGGTGCGCCGGTCATCGCCACCGGGCGCGACCGCCTGGTGCCGGGAGAGAACGGCGTGCGCCCCGGCACGGGAGCGGTGGTGGCCTACGTGGAGTATGCCGCCGGGGTGCAGGCGGTGGCGGTGGGCAAGCCGGGGCCCGACGCCTGGCGCATCGCGCGCGAGCGGCTGGGGGTGAGCGGCCCGGTGCTGGCCGTGGGTGACCGGCTCGACTCCGACGTGGGCGGCGCGGTGGCCGCGGGGCTGGACGCCGCGCTGGTGCTCACGGGGGTCACCTCGCGGGAGGAGGCCCAGGGCTGGAAGGGCGCCACGCCGGTGGCGGTGGCGGACGACCTCGGGGCACTGCTCGGCGGCTAG
- a CDS encoding universal stress protein, giving the protein MSPSYLSAIAWTSGMARCYRRPYDAPMDAYAHVAVAVEDSPGSHKALEEAARMASLIGARLSVLHVTSIPMPPPYMGEGGVFLPDPEVMQAAALTWLKEMVEHVPGAQPQVLEGHPPEAVCQWAADNGVDLLVAGAERGRVERLLLGSFALHLARHAPCDILLARPDRG; this is encoded by the coding sequence ATGAGCCCGTCGTACCTCTCGGCGATTGCGTGGACATCGGGCATGGCGCGATGCTACCGCCGTCCGTACGATGCCCCCATGGATGCCTACGCCCACGTGGCGGTCGCGGTGGAGGACAGCCCGGGATCGCACAAGGCGCTCGAGGAGGCGGCCCGCATGGCGTCGCTCATCGGGGCGCGCCTGTCGGTGCTGCACGTGACCAGCATCCCCATGCCACCGCCCTACATGGGCGAGGGCGGGGTGTTCCTGCCCGATCCCGAGGTGATGCAGGCCGCCGCGCTCACGTGGCTGAAGGAGATGGTGGAGCACGTTCCGGGCGCCCAGCCGCAGGTGCTGGAGGGCCACCCGCCCGAGGCCGTGTGCCAGTGGGCCGCCGACAACGGCGTGGACCTGCTGGTGGCCGGTGCCGAGCGCGGACGCGTGGAGCGCCTGCTGCTGGGCAGCTTCGCGCTGCACCTGGCGCGCCACGCGCCCTGCGACATCTTGCTCGCGCGCCCCGACAGGGGCTGA
- a CDS encoding undecaprenyl-diphosphate phosphatase: protein MTWYEAIVYGIAQGLTEFLPISSSGHLLLVPAFFGWEDPGALFTAVIQLGTMLAVVIYFWRDLLNVATTWVRSFWTPSLRADLNARMGWYLVIGTIPIVIFGFIFKDQIETAARSLYIVGTTLIVFGLILGAIDWASRKARPADSVKRNDAIAVGLAQALALIPGVSRSGATISAGLLMGLTREAAARFSFLLSVPAIVLSGVYGLYGEMGSSSGGVGLGPLIIATVVSFIVGYAAIAFLLRWLARHSLYIFVVYRVILGVLVLALAAGGVIS from the coding sequence GTGACCTGGTACGAGGCAATCGTCTACGGGATCGCCCAGGGACTCACCGAGTTCCTGCCCATCTCGAGCTCCGGCCACCTGCTGCTCGTCCCCGCCTTCTTCGGCTGGGAGGATCCGGGTGCGCTGTTCACGGCGGTGATCCAGCTCGGCACCATGCTGGCGGTGGTCATCTACTTCTGGCGCGACCTGCTGAACGTGGCCACCACGTGGGTGCGGTCGTTCTGGACCCCCTCGCTCAGGGCGGACCTCAACGCGCGCATGGGCTGGTACCTGGTGATCGGCACCATCCCCATCGTCATCTTCGGGTTCATCTTCAAGGACCAGATCGAGACGGCCGCGCGCAGCCTGTACATCGTGGGCACCACGCTCATCGTGTTCGGCCTGATCCTCGGCGCCATCGATTGGGCCAGCCGCAAGGCGCGCCCCGCAGACTCCGTGAAGCGCAATGACGCCATCGCCGTGGGCCTGGCCCAGGCCCTGGCGCTCATCCCGGGCGTGTCCCGATCGGGCGCCACCATCAGCGCGGGGCTGCTGATGGGCCTCACCCGCGAGGCCGCGGCACGGTTCTCGTTCCTGCTGTCGGTCCCGGCCATCGTGCTGTCGGGCGTCTACGGCCTGTACGGCGAGATGGGATCGTCATCGGGCGGCGTGGGGCTCGGGCCGCTGATCATCGCCACCGTGGTGTCGTTCATCGTGGGCTACGCCGCCATCGCCTTCCTGCTGCGCTGGCTCGCGCGCCACTCGCTCTACATCTTCGTGGTGTACCGGGTGATCCTGGGGGTCCTCGTCCTCGCCCTTGCCGCGGGAGGCGTGATCTCCTGA
- a CDS encoding serine protease — translation MLGAYTGTSVTALTQLGANDDAPGGLWSELAIPVTQGTTYRIAVDGWGGNSGATTLAWSVSASAPAPTPAPSPTPAPAPSPGGTDRAAASWGLDRIDQTALPLNGRITTSQNGSGVTAYIIDTGVRPDHQDFGGRVTSGYSSISDGNGSNDCNGHGTHVAGTVAGGAYGVAPSATIVPVRVLSCSGSGSTSGVIAGIQYAVQHHQAGTPAVANMSLGGGYSAALNAAVAAGVADGITFAVAAGNSSDNACSYSPASEPTAITVGSTTSSDSRSYFSNRGSCLDIFAPGSGITSAWYTSPTATNTISGTSMAAPHVAGAAALLLSAQPSATPAAVRNAMVQGGTQNVISDPASSPNVLVNVSSGVTAPAPSAPAEDTTPGNAPRPSTDGPRGGASPATTPPVLRRTAAPPVPKLVAAKRTSGGLALSISGTGVGYEVLVNGKRVARTKSTSPLIRTKLARPGAKVRVRAYNSGGISAPSNTVRI, via the coding sequence CTGCTCGGCGCCTACACCGGCACCAGCGTCACCGCGCTCACCCAGCTCGGCGCCAACGACGACGCCCCCGGCGGCCTGTGGAGCGAGTTGGCCATTCCCGTCACCCAGGGCACCACCTACCGCATCGCCGTGGATGGCTGGGGTGGCAACAGCGGCGCCACCACACTGGCGTGGTCGGTCTCGGCCAGTGCCCCGGCCCCCACGCCGGCGCCCAGCCCCACGCCGGCGCCCGCCCCGAGCCCGGGCGGCACCGACCGCGCAGCGGCCTCGTGGGGCCTTGATCGCATCGACCAGACCGCCCTGCCGCTCAACGGGCGCATCACCACGTCACAGAATGGATCGGGCGTGACCGCCTACATCATCGACACCGGCGTGAGGCCCGACCACCAGGACTTCGGCGGCCGGGTCACGAGCGGTTACTCGTCCATCAGCGACGGCAACGGCAGCAACGACTGCAACGGCCACGGCACGCATGTGGCCGGCACGGTGGCCGGCGGCGCCTACGGGGTTGCGCCCTCCGCCACCATCGTTCCGGTGCGCGTGCTCTCGTGCTCGGGTTCCGGATCGACCTCGGGCGTGATCGCCGGCATCCAGTACGCCGTGCAGCACCACCAGGCCGGTACCCCGGCCGTGGCCAACATGAGCCTCGGCGGCGGCTACTCGGCGGCGCTCAACGCGGCGGTGGCCGCGGGCGTGGCCGACGGCATCACCTTCGCGGTGGCCGCCGGCAACTCGAGCGACAACGCGTGCTCGTACTCGCCGGCGTCCGAGCCCACCGCCATCACGGTGGGATCCACCACGTCGTCCGACAGCCGCTCGTACTTCTCGAACCGGGGCTCGTGCCTGGACATCTTCGCGCCGGGATCGGGCATCACCTCGGCCTGGTACACGTCGCCCACGGCAACCAACACCATCTCGGGCACCTCCATGGCCGCACCGCACGTGGCCGGCGCCGCGGCGCTGCTGCTCTCCGCGCAGCCGTCGGCCACCCCGGCCGCGGTGCGCAACGCCATGGTGCAGGGCGGCACGCAGAACGTGATCAGCGACCCCGCGAGCTCGCCCAACGTGCTGGTGAACGTCTCGTCGGGCGTCACGGCGCCGGCCCCGAGCGCCCCGGCCGAGGACACCACGCCGGGCAACGCGCCGCGCCCGTCCACTGACGGCCCGCGGGGCGGGGCGTCGCCGGCCACCACGCCGCCGGTCCTTCGTCGCACGGCCGCGCCGCCGGTGCCCAAGCTGGTGGCTGCCAAGCGCACCAGCGGTGGCCTGGCCCTGAGCATCAGCGGCACGGGCGTGGGATATGAGGTGCTGGTCAACGGCAAGCGGGTGGCCCGCACCAAATCCACCTCGCCGCTCATCCGCACCAAGCTCGCCCGGCCCGGCGCCAAGGTGCGCGTGCGCGCGTACAACTCGGGTGGCATCTCGGCCCCGTCCAACACGGTGCGCATCTAG